A genomic segment from Flammeovirga pectinis encodes:
- a CDS encoding glycosyltransferase gives MHKNIPIVMQGLTRYDADYGATSLSLAKEWAKERLVFYIDHPFTYKDKWSGNYQEDFKHREVIFSSKELFLRPFNSLPNFINITPAVMFPINFLNDGLLYQKLKKVNLKKIIKTLNKVLSHFNIKEIIYINSFNPVYDITQIGFKNKLSVYHCVDLISGERYIAKHGIKAEEGCAKNADQVITTSDQLKENLLNFNKNTEVVYNGADYMHFQKEEYILPKEYETINTKKIVVYVGNLGLRIDYNLVEQIALDNKELNFVFIGPIDTREFKGEKVMALDNVFFLGKKKIEEVPDYIYYADYCLIPFVINELTKCIYPLKINEYFSLGKPVLTTPFTDLSNFKNLVIPFTSTSTFKNGINKVVESDDSIEKRKAFAKSNRWEIKAKEFLQYIEQML, from the coding sequence ATGCATAAAAACATTCCTATAGTAATGCAAGGTTTAACTCGGTATGATGCAGATTACGGAGCAACTTCTTTGTCTTTAGCAAAGGAATGGGCGAAAGAGCGATTAGTATTTTATATAGACCATCCTTTTACATACAAAGACAAATGGAGTGGAAATTATCAGGAAGATTTTAAACATAGAGAAGTAATATTTTCAAGTAAAGAACTGTTTTTAAGACCTTTTAATTCTCTTCCTAATTTTATTAATATTACACCTGCTGTTATGTTTCCTATTAATTTTTTAAATGATGGGTTACTATATCAGAAACTTAAAAAAGTGAACTTAAAGAAGATAATAAAGACACTCAATAAAGTTTTAAGTCACTTTAATATAAAAGAGATTATTTATATTAATTCTTTTAACCCTGTATATGATATCACTCAAATTGGTTTTAAAAATAAATTATCTGTTTATCATTGTGTTGATCTGATTTCTGGTGAAAGGTACATTGCAAAGCATGGTATTAAAGCAGAAGAAGGTTGTGCAAAAAATGCAGATCAAGTAATAACAACTTCTGATCAATTAAAAGAAAATCTTCTTAATTTTAATAAAAATACAGAGGTTGTTTATAATGGTGCAGATTACATGCACTTTCAGAAAGAGGAATACATTCTCCCTAAAGAATATGAAACAATCAACACAAAGAAGATAGTTGTCTATGTCGGAAATTTAGGACTTAGAATTGATTATAATTTAGTTGAACAAATTGCACTAGACAATAAAGAATTAAATTTTGTGTTTATTGGACCAATAGACACAAGAGAGTTTAAAGGCGAGAAAGTAATGGCTTTGGATAATGTTTTCTTTTTAGGGAAAAAGAAAATTGAAGAGGTTCCGGATTATATTTACTATGCAGATTATTGTCTTATTCCTTTTGTAATAAATGAGCTAACTAAATGTATTTATCCTTTAAAAATCAATGAATATTTTAGTCTTGGTAAACCTGTTTTAACAACCCCTTTCACAGACTTGTCAAATTTTAAAAATTTGGTAATTCCTTTTACTTCAACATCTACTTTTAAAAACGGTATTAATAAAGTAGTTGAATCTGATGATTCAATTGAAAAGCGAAAAGCTTTTGCAAAAAGTAACCGATGGGAGATAAAAGCCAAAGAGTTTCTTCAATATATTGAACAAATGTTATGA
- a CDS encoding acyltransferase yields the protein MKRIKAYLQNNPSIKKIIHSMIISNYRPRFWVRLLWNPFVHKIGKGVVIRAQVRRDVLPFNKFEVGNKTIIESYSVINNAVGNVTIGKECVIGFGNTIIGPVEIEDDVILAQNVVISALNHLYEDVSKPIAKQGITVNKIIIGSNSWIAANVSIVAGVTIGKHCVIGAGTVVTKSVPDYHIAIGNPARLIKKYNHTTEKWEKI from the coding sequence ATGAAGAGAATAAAAGCATATTTACAGAATAATCCATCTATAAAAAAGATTATTCATTCCATGATAATAAGTAATTATAGACCTCGTTTTTGGGTGAGGTTACTTTGGAATCCTTTTGTTCATAAAATCGGAAAAGGAGTTGTAATTAGAGCTCAAGTAAGAAGGGATGTTTTACCTTTCAATAAGTTTGAAGTAGGAAATAAAACAATTATAGAAAGTTACTCTGTTATTAATAATGCTGTTGGTAATGTTACAATTGGTAAGGAGTGTGTAATTGGTTTTGGTAATACAATTATAGGACCTGTAGAAATTGAAGATGATGTTATCCTTGCTCAAAATGTAGTTATATCGGCATTAAATCATTTATACGAAGATGTTTCAAAACCGATAGCGAAACAGGGCATAACTGTAAATAAAATTATTATTGGGAGTAACAGTTGGATTGCAGCAAATGTAAGTATTGTTGCTGGCGTGACAATCGGTAAACATTGTGTAATTGGAGCTGGGACTGTGGTTACTAAATCAGTACCAGATTATCATATAGCAATAGGCAATCCTGCTCGGTTAATAAAGAAATATAATCATACAACTGAAAAATGGGAAAAGATTTAA
- a CDS encoding glycosyltransferase family 2 protein: MGKDLISIITVNYKNRKITEEFLHSIVKLDRNDLEVIVIDVDPSFDNTQHYRKIFFNVIVIHIEENIGFSAANNLGIDISTGSFLYFTNNDTELTITSIDPLVTFLKNNDVGFISPKIKYYDSKNIIQYAGYTKVNALTGRNTTIGEFCQDEKKEFSKSYETTYIHGAAMMCKKALIEEVGKMPTEYFLYYEELDWSSKSHEVGKKNWYVGAAEIYHKESMSVGKESSLKEYFIIRNRMIFMIKHQKPLKATLFVLYCSCIVIPKRLIILLLKRKPTKFINALINGYFDALKFFIFKKRHIPNRGLKFL, from the coding sequence ATGGGAAAAGATTTAATCTCCATAATTACAGTAAATTATAAGAATAGAAAAATCACTGAGGAGTTCTTACACTCTATTGTAAAATTAGACAGAAATGATTTAGAAGTAATTGTTATAGATGTCGACCCTAGCTTCGATAACACCCAGCATTATAGAAAAATATTTTTTAACGTAATAGTTATACACATTGAGGAAAATATTGGATTTTCGGCTGCAAATAACCTTGGGATTGATATATCTACCGGATCTTTTTTGTATTTTACTAATAATGATACAGAGTTGACAATAACAAGTATTGATCCTCTTGTAACATTTTTAAAAAATAATGATGTAGGCTTTATTAGTCCAAAAATAAAATATTATGACAGTAAAAACATTATTCAATATGCAGGGTATACCAAAGTGAACGCTTTAACTGGTAGAAATACTACAATTGGAGAGTTTTGCCAAGATGAAAAAAAAGAGTTCTCAAAATCTTACGAAACTACCTATATACACGGTGCCGCAATGATGTGTAAAAAAGCATTAATTGAAGAAGTTGGTAAAATGCCTACAGAATACTTTTTATATTATGAAGAATTAGATTGGTCTTCTAAAAGTCATGAAGTAGGTAAAAAGAATTGGTACGTTGGTGCTGCAGAAATTTACCATAAAGAGTCTATGAGTGTAGGTAAGGAAAGTAGCTTAAAAGAATATTTTATTATAAGAAATCGAATGATTTTTATGATTAAACACCAAAAACCACTCAAAGCGACACTATTTGTTCTGTATTGTAGTTGTATAGTTATACCTAAAAGATTAATTATTTTACTACTTAAAAGAAAACCTACAAAATTTATAAATGCACTTATTAATGGATATTTTGACGCATTAAAATTCTTCATCTTCAAAAAAAGACATATACCTAATAGAGGTCTCAAATTCTTATAA
- a CDS encoding glycosyltransferase family 2 protein: MFYTLLIYIFWIFIFITIYSVIGYGIVLYALVKLKEKFYPKAIISSIDTPKITVLIPCFNEATILAEKIENTYNVTYPKEKITVIVVADGSTDNSEKIVANYPNVQFLHEKRRAGKAAAINRAIQKVTTPITICTDANTLLNKDAFIELTERFSDKKTGCVCGEKRILKDADDLTSASEGMYWKYESKLKEWDASLSSVMGGAGELIAFRTALYPQIPENVILDDFYITMKILMSGYKVDYAPNAYALEDGSFNIKEEMKRKVRIAAGGFQLIFMLLPLLNIVKYKHISFQYISHRVLRWLIVPFALPMLFIINGLLCFKFGGIYTFAFAVQILLYSSAISVHFIRKYWTPYKVMMLPYYYAVMNYCAILGFIRFVVGNQSSVWEKSIRK; this comes from the coding sequence ATGTTTTACACTCTACTAATATACATATTTTGGATTTTTATTTTCATCACCATTTATTCAGTAATTGGCTATGGCATTGTATTGTATGCATTAGTAAAGCTAAAGGAAAAATTCTACCCAAAAGCTATAATCTCAAGCATTGATACACCAAAAATTACAGTATTAATTCCATGTTTTAATGAAGCTACAATCTTAGCTGAAAAAATAGAAAACACGTATAACGTAACATACCCAAAAGAGAAAATAACCGTAATAGTTGTTGCTGATGGGAGTACAGATAACTCTGAAAAAATAGTAGCTAACTATCCAAATGTTCAATTTTTACATGAGAAACGTAGAGCAGGAAAAGCAGCTGCAATTAATAGAGCAATCCAAAAAGTTACAACACCAATAACAATTTGTACAGATGCTAATACTCTCTTAAATAAAGATGCATTTATAGAATTAACAGAACGTTTTAGCGATAAAAAAACAGGTTGTGTTTGTGGCGAAAAAAGAATTTTGAAAGATGCAGATGATCTGACATCTGCTAGCGAGGGGATGTATTGGAAATATGAATCTAAACTTAAAGAATGGGACGCTAGTTTAAGTTCAGTTATGGGTGGAGCAGGTGAACTTATTGCATTTAGAACAGCACTATATCCGCAAATACCAGAAAATGTAATTTTAGACGATTTTTATATAACCATGAAAATCTTGATGAGTGGTTATAAAGTTGACTATGCACCTAATGCATATGCTTTAGAAGATGGCTCATTTAATATAAAAGAAGAAATGAAAAGAAAAGTACGAATTGCAGCTGGAGGTTTCCAGTTGATATTTATGCTTTTACCACTTCTTAATATCGTAAAGTATAAACATATATCATTTCAATATATATCACATAGAGTTTTGAGATGGTTAATTGTACCCTTTGCACTACCAATGCTATTTATAATAAATGGACTGTTGTGTTTTAAATTTGGAGGGATTTATACTTTTGCTTTTGCTGTACAGATCTTACTTTATTCGAGTGCAATATCTGTGCATTTTATCAGAAAATACTGGACTCCTTACAAAGTCATGATGTTGCCTTATTATTATGCAGTAATGAATTATTGTGCAATACTAGGTTTCATCAGGTTTGTGGTTGGTAATCAATCATCCGTATGGGAAAAATCAATTAGAAAATGA
- a CDS encoding T9SS type B sorting domain-containing protein, whose product MKKSKYIIVLLGTIFLMGFVVPAFVYTYQTLGTWSTSGRPNYILSQKIISLVERNGVSGAITDSINTKGERFLEDNNVNILVVEEGEVFITLVYEDAGWFNTLGFYTYQYTDIPNSPSDVSDPVIIFPNLDSPNVVDSGMKISLGTYPAGTVIGFFLVAKGWSNGIIDGDYTLYSNSNFNEGITQNSRYSQLTVIFENDDTDTHDFVLAIEDNVNTQDGDYDYNDAVFFLDADPELSIIQFDGLNNDPIVARDSLIFVHPNYLTDFNLRQLVTDDNIDLATITIDTVITAQSSIQVESSLLRIETQPNDSEYDTIRYTACDNEFPRTCDNGVLIVGKLPPNDPPVAIPVQNLEITSNITNNGIEISQLGSDPNDNLENGEITITNFPKSALNARIEDGKLRINPPNTYSGIDTINFRICDEGFPILCDEGQLVVQSIESNTPPIANPETIYTYTGETVLVDILRNDRAFEESIDLNAITIISAPSLDTCEVRIRNGKLEHTASDYVLGDYSLVYQICDESEPALCDTTSVYFHISDSIDPDTIVSQNNPPTAVFNRVRTSFNVPINIDILNNDYDLDGNLDVGSTYIITQGSDGNGVLDFFIEQGDSVAVMTYTPNENFSGIDILSYKIFDDGYPQLSDNALVIIEVEGEEKEVVYNNDNILLDSTVIDVDETFCLNIPELLASKGIQWVNFDTDIIVDPSIFGSEAYIDSLDLCYTATSSITESNRDYVHYKVCNNGTCINGLLIITIDEPIIITPPDIIFFNAFSPNKDGFNDLFIIENLRSYPDNSVTVYNRWGQKVFSDAPYNNDWEGTNIDGQPLPDGTYYYIASVNNGNDFSYNGYLIIKR is encoded by the coding sequence ATGAAAAAAAGTAAATATATAATCGTATTACTTGGAACCATTTTCTTAATGGGATTTGTAGTTCCTGCATTTGTTTATACCTACCAAACACTTGGTACATGGAGTACTAGTGGTAGGCCAAATTATATTCTATCACAAAAAATAATATCTCTAGTAGAAAGAAATGGAGTTTCTGGAGCAATTACAGATTCAATAAATACAAAAGGGGAACGCTTTTTAGAAGATAATAATGTAAATATACTTGTAGTAGAAGAAGGAGAAGTGTTTATCACTTTAGTTTACGAAGATGCAGGCTGGTTTAATACATTAGGGTTTTATACATATCAATATACGGATATTCCAAATTCACCTTCTGATGTATCTGATCCTGTAATTATTTTCCCAAATTTAGATTCGCCAAACGTTGTAGATTCTGGTATGAAAATTAGTTTAGGTACTTATCCTGCAGGTACTGTGATAGGATTCTTCTTGGTAGCAAAAGGGTGGAGTAATGGAATAATTGATGGTGATTATACTTTATATTCTAATTCTAATTTTAATGAAGGCATCACCCAAAATTCAAGGTATTCTCAGTTAACAGTAATCTTTGAAAATGACGATACAGATACGCATGATTTTGTTCTTGCAATAGAAGATAATGTAAATACACAAGACGGTGATTATGATTACAATGATGCCGTATTTTTCTTAGATGCCGACCCAGAATTATCAATTATACAATTTGATGGGTTAAATAATGATCCAATTGTAGCAAGAGATTCTTTAATTTTTGTTCACCCAAATTATCTTACAGATTTTAATCTTAGACAGTTAGTTACAGATGATAATATTGACCTTGCCACTATCACTATAGATACGGTTATAACAGCACAATCAAGTATACAGGTAGAGAGTAGTTTATTAAGAATAGAAACCCAACCAAATGATTCTGAGTATGACACAATACGTTATACAGCTTGTGATAATGAATTTCCAAGAACTTGTGATAATGGTGTTTTAATTGTTGGAAAATTACCACCAAATGATCCACCTGTAGCTATACCGGTACAGAATTTAGAAATAACAAGTAATATTACAAATAACGGAATAGAGATCTCACAATTAGGATCAGACCCTAATGATAACCTTGAGAATGGAGAAATAACAATTACTAATTTTCCTAAAAGTGCATTAAATGCTCGTATTGAAGATGGAAAATTACGAATTAATCCTCCAAATACATATTCGGGTATAGATACAATTAATTTTAGAATTTGCGATGAAGGGTTCCCAATTTTATGTGATGAAGGGCAATTAGTTGTTCAATCAATAGAATCTAATACACCACCTATTGCTAATCCAGAAACGATATATACTTACACAGGTGAGACGGTTTTAGTAGATATTTTAAGGAATGATAGGGCTTTTGAAGAATCTATAGATTTAAACGCCATTACTATTATTTCAGCACCTAGTTTAGATACTTGTGAGGTGAGAATTAGAAATGGAAAATTAGAACACACAGCTTCTGATTATGTATTGGGAGACTACTCTCTAGTATATCAAATTTGTGATGAAAGTGAACCAGCTCTTTGTGATACTACAAGTGTTTATTTTCATATTTCTGATAGTATCGACCCAGATACAATAGTTAGTCAAAATAACCCTCCAACAGCTGTATTTAATAGAGTAAGAACATCATTTAATGTCCCTATTAATATTGATATCTTAAATAATGATTATGACTTAGATGGTAATTTAGACGTGGGATCAACCTACATAATTACGCAAGGTAGTGACGGAAATGGAGTATTAGATTTCTTTATAGAGCAAGGAGATTCTGTAGCTGTGATGACATACACACCAAATGAAAATTTTTCGGGTATTGATATTCTATCCTACAAGATTTTTGATGACGGCTACCCCCAACTCAGTGATAATGCACTGGTAATAATAGAGGTTGAAGGGGAAGAAAAAGAAGTTGTTTACAACAACGATAACATCTTACTCGATTCTACTGTTATAGATGTTGATGAAACCTTCTGTTTAAACATTCCAGAATTATTAGCTAGTAAAGGTATACAATGGGTAAACTTTGATACTGATATAATAGTAGACCCATCGATATTTGGTTCGGAAGCTTATATAGATTCATTGGATTTATGTTATACAGCAACTTCAAGTATCACAGAATCCAATAGAGATTATGTACATTATAAAGTATGTAATAATGGTACATGTATTAATGGGTTACTAATAATTACTATTGATGAACCAATAATAATAACACCACCAGACATCATCTTTTTCAATGCATTTTCTCCAAATAAAGATGGGTTTAATGACTTGTTTATTATAGAAAATTTAAGGTCTTATCCAGATAATTCAGTTACGGTTTACAACAGATGGGGGCAAAAAGTATTTAGTGATGCTCCTTATAATAACGATTGGGAAGGAACAAATATAGATGGTCAACCATTACCAGATGGAACATATTATTATATAGCTTCTGTAAATAATGGTAATGATTTTTCATACAATGGTTATTTAATAATTAAAAGGTAG
- a CDS encoding PorP/SprF family type IX secretion system membrane protein — protein MKVISIYIALLFFTSIACMGQQMPMFSQYAYNTLAINPAIAGTKDGVNALMLYRKQWSDYEGAPSTINFSASSNVSKGKFGVGVNFVNDKIGISNNNTVQGAFSYILDLNNNLRLSLGMYLSLLNFQHDWGALRVQQTSDPLFANGKESLFNFNTGFGAYLYNKRFYVSFSIPNILETKMSNTSESYYLRHYFLKGGVHFDLSRSVEFVPSVLFKYVKNNNIQGDITATFIFQKMLWLGVSYRSEDGIALLSQVVLKERFRIGYAYDYPHTEIQKATSGTHEILLGIRINKKSPPSNIITSPRYF, from the coding sequence ATGAAAGTTATTAGTATCTATATAGCACTTCTATTTTTTACAAGTATTGCTTGTATGGGACAACAAATGCCCATGTTTTCGCAGTATGCCTATAATACTTTAGCAATAAATCCTGCGATAGCAGGAACTAAAGATGGGGTAAATGCACTTATGCTTTATAGAAAACAATGGAGTGATTATGAAGGAGCACCAAGTACAATTAACTTTTCTGCATCTTCTAATGTATCAAAAGGTAAGTTTGGTGTAGGAGTGAATTTTGTAAATGATAAAATTGGGATTTCTAATAATAATACGGTTCAAGGAGCTTTCTCTTATATTTTAGACCTTAATAATAACCTTAGATTATCTTTAGGAATGTACCTTTCTTTATTAAATTTTCAGCACGATTGGGGGGCATTAAGAGTGCAACAAACTTCTGATCCGTTGTTTGCAAATGGCAAAGAATCATTATTTAATTTTAATACAGGTTTTGGTGCTTATTTATACAACAAAAGATTTTATGTGAGTTTCTCAATACCCAATATTTTAGAAACAAAAATGTCTAATACATCAGAAAGTTATTATTTAAGGCATTATTTCTTGAAAGGAGGTGTACATTTTGATTTATCAAGATCAGTTGAATTTGTACCATCCGTTTTATTCAAATATGTAAAAAACAATAATATTCAAGGTGATATAACCGCTACTTTTATCTTTCAAAAAATGCTTTGGTTAGGAGTTTCTTATAGATCGGAAGATGGAATAGCCTTATTATCACAAGTTGTTTTAAAAGAACGTTTTAGAATTGGCTATGCATATGATTATCCTCATACCGAAATACAAAAAGCAACATCAGGAACACATGAAATCCTTTTAGGAATTAGAATTAATAAAAAGTCTCCACCAAGTAACATTATTACAAGTCCAAGATATTTCTAA
- a CDS encoding OmpA family protein, with protein MKLFLFINIFIICSFSTFGQKQKTFLDRANKAYERQEFALAIENFGNVHALDLVSRYRLAMSNQKILNYSKALTIYRSILDKQWEGKEDVYLNYGLMAKNLGQYGKAGDAFKKYLFKYPQDADVRDLYLSCQQDYLNELQKNKYSVQVENVLFNSPERDMSPLIFGEGIIYSSTRRDLNEGDVHHRDGDNFLEMYLINKDENGMFSNSNIVHEHIASNFHVGPSTYNESKSEFFFTVNLPRQSFKDDKHQIVHHLQIYQSKYNPEKNTFTRPSEINLNKKTHSIGHPTISDDGTKLYFISNQEGTHGGTDIFVSHLQDDGNWGEPVNLGNVINTTGNELFPYWYDDNTLYFSSDRHIGLGGLDIFKATMENDSVTNIENIGAPFNSSTDDFSIVFNKGSSVVEGFFTSNRTGGIGSDDIYMFKQEEKDFVVLVIDSLTREPIENAIIECYDKQKMATHNFVTNTTGFVRFNAEQKNQIESIAAMSSTYKYKELPIAQMGRQENIYIIELVKGTNLQLIGNVYDAVSLERINNSEVFLYDGDSTVIKSIGNTVEGHYEIILNRLPINNFLISNAEGYTSENTVIANPNPDKFGIIHQDIYLKKVRNENLLKIESIYYEFDSSRLTSSAITKLRNVLSYLSNNENSLVELNAHCDVRGSERYNVKLSLDRVHAAMSFLVGKGIDKSRVRIDYHGESITYTDCIDCSENEHQLNRRTEIRIIKP; from the coding sequence ATGAAGTTATTCTTATTTATAAATATTTTTATCATTTGCTCTTTTTCTACTTTTGGACAAAAGCAAAAAACTTTTCTGGATAGAGCCAATAAGGCTTACGAAAGACAGGAGTTTGCACTTGCAATAGAAAATTTTGGAAATGTACATGCACTAGATCTAGTTTCTAGGTACAGGTTAGCGATGTCCAATCAGAAAATATTAAACTACAGTAAGGCGCTGACTATTTATAGAAGTATACTTGATAAACAATGGGAAGGTAAAGAAGATGTATATCTAAATTATGGTTTAATGGCTAAAAATTTAGGCCAATACGGTAAAGCAGGTGATGCGTTTAAAAAATACCTTTTCAAGTATCCTCAAGATGCAGATGTGAGAGATTTATACTTATCATGCCAGCAAGATTACTTAAATGAATTACAAAAAAATAAATATTCTGTTCAAGTAGAAAATGTGTTATTCAATTCTCCTGAAAGAGACATGAGTCCATTGATCTTTGGAGAAGGTATAATTTATTCTTCAACCAGAAGAGATTTAAATGAAGGAGATGTTCATCATAGAGACGGTGATAATTTTTTAGAAATGTACCTGATCAATAAAGATGAAAATGGGATGTTTTCAAATTCTAATATAGTACATGAGCATATTGCTTCAAATTTTCATGTAGGCCCATCTACTTATAACGAAAGCAAAAGCGAATTTTTCTTTACTGTAAATCTACCAAGACAATCGTTTAAAGATGATAAGCATCAGATTGTTCATCATTTACAGATTTATCAATCAAAATACAATCCAGAGAAAAACACTTTTACTCGACCGTCTGAAATTAACCTCAATAAAAAAACGCATTCAATTGGTCACCCAACAATATCAGATGATGGTACCAAGTTGTATTTTATTTCAAACCAAGAAGGTACACATGGAGGTACAGATATTTTTGTATCTCATTTACAAGACGATGGAAATTGGGGTGAACCTGTTAATCTAGGCAATGTTATAAACACAACGGGTAATGAACTATTTCCATATTGGTATGACGATAACACATTGTATTTTTCATCAGATAGACATATTGGACTTGGTGGATTGGATATTTTTAAGGCTACAATGGAAAACGATAGTGTAACTAATATAGAAAATATAGGAGCACCATTTAATTCTTCAACAGATGATTTTAGTATAGTTTTTAATAAAGGGAGTAGTGTAGTTGAAGGCTTTTTTACATCAAATCGTACTGGTGGAATTGGTTCTGATGATATCTATATGTTCAAACAAGAAGAGAAAGATTTTGTTGTTTTAGTAATAGATAGTCTAACAAGAGAACCTATAGAAAATGCTATTATTGAATGTTACGACAAACAGAAAATGGCAACACATAATTTTGTTACTAACACTACTGGATTTGTTCGTTTTAATGCAGAGCAAAAAAATCAGATAGAGTCTATAGCGGCCATGTCGTCTACTTATAAATACAAGGAGTTACCTATTGCACAAATGGGTAGACAAGAGAATATTTATATTATTGAATTAGTAAAAGGAACAAACTTACAACTTATTGGTAATGTATACGATGCAGTTTCTTTAGAACGAATAAATAACTCAGAAGTCTTCCTTTATGATGGAGATTCTACTGTAATTAAAAGCATTGGTAATACGGTAGAAGGGCACTATGAAATTATATTAAATAGATTACCAATAAATAATTTCTTAATCTCTAATGCAGAAGGTTATACCTCAGAAAATACAGTAATTGCTAACCCGAATCCTGATAAATTTGGTATTATTCATCAAGACATTTATTTGAAAAAAGTTAGAAATGAAAACTTATTAAAAATAGAAAGTATTTATTATGAGTTCGATTCATCACGTTTAACTTCAAGTGCAATTACTAAATTAAGAAATGTATTATCATATTTGTCAAATAATGAGAATTCATTAGTAGAATTAAATGCACATTGTGATGTAAGGGGCTCTGAGAGATACAACGTTAAATTATCTTTGGATAGAGTACATGCCGCTATGTCGTTTTTAGTTGGTAAAGGAATTGATAAATCAAGAGTTCGAATTGATTATCATGGCGAGAGTATAACATATACAGATTGTATAGACTGTTCAGAAAATGAACATCAATTAAATAGAAGAACAGAAATTCGAATTATTAAGCCATAA
- a CDS encoding lipopolysaccharide biosynthesis protein, with protein MNRHIKNIITKYPFVITYSLTFSELLFGYILLLFITREYSTEDVGLWFLFFSIFNFSINIREGVVYVALVKFSSGKNIIDANQTYKTVLIAIILIELLIGIIISSIGFIDLFPNLSSLLIVYPLFSLSINLLKWVENIHKSKKTIYIAVLINSVTLTLLIISLFFVHEYQLSINELVFCLIGIYLSSFCFSLFTIPFKKIILSTINKQTFSSIMLYAKQGFLKALFGTISSKMTLFLSAGILSLEITALLGLAQRYLVIILSISNSIQLIFYPRIVKLFEKGSLDKLKEVFIDTLSQVYLIITPISIGFIIFIKPIITFLHGNTYSDSFYLLIILVISSLFAPLGSFFASYTNAKGKPQYSTNIVIFNSILLIITSIVFVELYGEIGTVLPGLITELVGSVLIFIYFKRNENLNLFSMIYSMKSQLKRVIDMVINKRQTK; from the coding sequence TTGAACAGACACATCAAGAATATTATTACAAAATATCCTTTTGTAATTACCTACTCTCTAACATTTAGTGAACTTCTTTTTGGGTATATACTTCTTCTATTTATTACTAGAGAGTATTCTACTGAAGATGTTGGATTATGGTTTTTATTTTTCTCAATTTTTAATTTCTCAATTAATATTAGAGAAGGTGTTGTATATGTTGCTTTGGTAAAATTTTCTTCTGGAAAGAATATAATTGATGCCAATCAAACTTATAAAACGGTTTTAATTGCAATTATATTAATCGAACTTCTTATTGGGATTATAATCTCTAGTATTGGCTTTATTGATCTGTTTCCCAATTTATCAAGTTTATTAATAGTATACCCCCTATTCTCGTTAAGCATTAACCTCTTAAAATGGGTTGAGAATATTCATAAGAGTAAAAAGACAATATATATAGCAGTACTAATTAATAGTGTTACACTTACTCTATTAATAATTAGTCTCTTCTTTGTCCATGAGTACCAACTATCCATTAATGAATTGGTCTTTTGTTTAATTGGTATTTATTTAAGTTCATTCTGTTTTTCTCTGTTTACTATCCCATTTAAGAAGATCATTTTGAGTACAATCAATAAACAGACTTTCAGTAGTATTATGTTATATGCAAAGCAGGGATTTTTAAAAGCATTGTTTGGTACTATTTCATCAAAAATGACTTTATTCTTATCTGCTGGCATTTTATCCCTAGAAATTACAGCATTATTAGGATTGGCACAACGGTATTTAGTTATCATTTTATCTATATCAAACTCAATTCAATTAATCTTTTACCCTAGGATAGTAAAACTTTTTGAAAAAGGAAGTTTAGATAAATTGAAAGAAGTTTTTATTGATACACTCAGTCAGGTATATCTTATCATTACTCCAATATCTATAGGGTTTATTATCTTTATTAAACCAATCATAACATTCCTACATGGAAATACTTATTCAGATTCATTTTACCTATTGATTATATTGGTTATTAGTTCTTTGTTTGCTCCTCTAGGTTCCTTTTTTGCAAGCTACACAAATGCAAAAGGAAAACCACAGTACAGTACCAATATAGTAATCTTTAATAGTATCTTATTAATAATTACTTCTATTGTATTTGTTGAACTTTATGGGGAAATAGGCACCGTATTACCTGGCCTAATTACTGAATTAGTTGGTTCAGTTTTAATATTTATCTACTTTAAAAGAAATGAAAATCTAAATTTATTTTCAATGATTTATAGTATGAAAAGTCAGCTAAAACGAGTGATTGATATGGTAATAAATAAAAGGCAGACAAAATAA